A stretch of Tigriopus californicus strain San Diego chromosome 11, Tcal_SD_v2.1, whole genome shotgun sequence DNA encodes these proteins:
- the LOC131890076 gene encoding uncharacterized protein LOC131890076, which yields MNGFLLIFPGLLILAKCLVINGCVVEDVRCVKSFNSPYETSRTRHHIRSGEDCLANCTKIFEKNSEINYFTYDSAIERCRCSRRCIVDREESAKGDVAGLISAQDPDELCVTEADVEEEADAFISIMGTDLVQPHPLSEDSYCNTKANRDAAKFPVSLSYENDRRAFFFNNDEVVACGGWIGCDGYNIHPEIQGHSTLGLSNSPVNISLVTFSNGTTWLLGGENRNSKSHEPLMNTYLYDSNSILVQSPVAMPQAMTMSCSARISDSQVFLVDGLTGDCFMFDSEQGSKWISLPGLLSPKMEEVLCAVAKNNGDPLVIVDGWMGDEGKDEPSQIFHVASQTWTFAPGQIDYVIPYRSAILPLGNSVISVGGFVIDNTGQRVKNTWIRMYDLKTGNWVVRGSELEDTIGGTVHLLVPKSLEMCKPR from the exons ATGAACGGATTCCTTTTGATATTTCCAGGCCTTTTGATATTGGCCAAGTGCCTTGTCATTAACG GTTGTGTAGTGGAAGATGTGCGGTGTGTTAAGAGTTTCAACTCTCCGTATGAAACCTCCCGGACCCGTCATCATATCAGATCCGGTGAAGATTGCCTGGCTAATTGTACTAAAATTTTCGAAAAGAACTCCGAAATCAACTATTTCACATATGATTCGGCCATTGAGCGATGTCGTTGCTCACGGAGGTGCATCGTAGATCGAGAGGAAAGTGCGAAAGGTGATGTTGCTGGATTAATTTCGGCACAAGATCCTGATGAACTCTGCGTCACAGAAGCGG ATGTCGAAGAGGAAGCGGATGCCTTTATATCTATCATGGGCACTGATTTGGTACAACCCCATCCACTGTCTGAAGACAGTTATTGCAACACTAAGGCAAACAGGGACGCTGCCAAGTTTCCTGTGAGCTTATCCTATGAGAATGATCGGAgagcttttttcttcaataacGATGAAGTCGTTGCTTGCGGAGGTTGGATAGGTTGCGATGGATATAACATACATCCGGAAATACAAGGGCATTCGACTTTGGGATTAAGTAACTCCCCTGTCAACATTTCGTTGGTGACATTTTCGAATGGGACTACATGGCTGTTGGGTGGAGAAAACAGGAATTCGAAATCACATGAACCCTTGATGAACACTTATCTTTATGATTCTAACTCCATATTGGTGCAATCGCCAGTTGCAATGCCTCAAGCCATGACTATGTCATGCAGTGCTCGGATTAGCGATTCCCAGGTGTTCCTCGTGGATGGCCTCACTGGAGATTGCTTCATGTTTGACTCTGAGCAAGGGTCCAAGTGGATATCTTTACCTGGGCTACTTAGTCCCAAAATGGAAGAGGTGCTTTGTGCCGTGGCCAAAAACAATGGAGATCCACTCGTGATTGTTGATGGTTGGATGGGAGATGAGGGGAAGGACGAGCCCTCGCAAATCTTCCACGTGGCAAGTCAGACATGGACTTTTGCTCCGGGTCAAATAGACTACGTCATTCCATACCGTTCGGCGATATTGCCCCTAGGCAATAGTGTCATATCTGTTGGTGGCTTCGTCATTGACAACACTGGCCAACGCGTCAAGAATACGTGGATCAGAATGTACGATCTGAAAACTGGGAATTGGGTCGTGAGAGGTTCTGAGCTTGAAGATACCATCGGCGGGACAGTGCATTTGTTGGTGCCAAAATCTTTGGAGATGTGCAAACCTAGATAA
- the LOC131890608 gene encoding zonadhesin-like translates to MVLLGFTSESTRNIYSRKNALNHKKNQLIRPCSENTKKNPTPLCDEEFHQLCHKEKDTTGCSNGLFCYPKKSPDGCDLSCPLFCSKDEIYCPGTQPAVEAKCPGPDSCLSRIEVSSGCPNYCTPNCAADEKICPGVRTSENPCLSKPICHPIDQECPGQTHDVLGCPLSSKPEPSKCPEGQILCPSGVDSKGCNLGMQCKAPIATLNEKCPMVCPVACTHIHEVICPQIYDANGCPKPRVCAPSLMSCPEAEFEPETGCPIMKEPECDITTQQQCQRAPLYKRDIPGINVKDLFDPDAICIRPGICMPKYKPGTLCPFMCDFKCNFIHENGVELVTLKRCDGIYDDRGCQRQHYCTEKEFPCDEQIFDKRGCAIHPSVECAPNEEKCEGTFDQNACQSSPTCIPKDSACSCPTSDYDNLGCPKVVKDVVCADNQKKCPKGPSDKECEMGFTCAPKQVDGCATICPLHCPSDERSCVAKKEGNCVTERICQSLMMKEEGKTHCVLPCPLFCPENHQICTTYNSLGCPMLSCVASGDKCVSQYDDKGCQKMVDPECDQKTHKMCPLGVDADGCSFGQTCAPIDLPCPVACDHGLEHECSRGVWNGAKLGNYCVPKTKVSEIYQTLSCEASCPLACDWATEKACSNGYELTTGCPKQDSCQSKSIPCAEPLD, encoded by the exons ATGGTGTTGCTTGGTTTTACTTCTGAGTCAACCCGAAATATCTACAGCCGCAAGAACGCGCTcaaccacaaaaaaaatcaactcatACGACCTTGCAGCGagaatacaaaaaagaatCCAACCCCTTTATGCGATGAAGAATTCCATCAACTCTGccacaaagaaaaagatacaaCTGGCTGTTCCAATGGACTGTTTTGCTACCCTAAGAAATCCCCAGATGGATGTGATCTCTCCTGTCCACTGTTTTGCTCGAAAGACGAAATTTATTGCCCCGGCACACAACCCGCCGTTGAGGCAAAGTGCCCAGGACCGGATTCTTGTCTGAGCCGCATTGAAGTCTCCTCGGGATGTCCAAACTACTGCACCCCCAATTGTGCTGCCGACGAAAAGATTTGCCCGGGCGTGAGGACTTCTGAGAATCCGTGTTTGAGCAAACCCATTTGTCATCCCATTGACCAAGAGTGCCCCGGACAAACTCATGATGTCCTCGGTTGTCCCCTCTCCAGTAAACCTGAGCCATCTAAATGTCCAGAGGGTCAAATTCTCTGTCCAAGCGGTGTAGACTCCAAGGGCTGCAATTTGGGTATGCAGTGCAAGGCTCCCATTGCTACTCTAAACGAAAAGTGCCCCATGGTATGTCCCGTGGCCTGCACTCATATTCATGAAGTCATATGTCCCCAGATTTACGACGCCAATGGATGTCCTAAGCCTCGTGTGTGTGCACCTTCACTCATGAGCTGCCCTGAAGCGGAATTCGAGCCGGAGACGGGTTGTCCTATCATGAAAGAACCTGAATGCGATATCACCACTCAGCAACAATGCCAAAGAGCGCCTCTGTATAAACGGGATATTCCAGGAATCAACGTGAAAGACTTGTTTGATCCAGATGCAATCTGCATCCGCCCCGGTATTTGCATGCCCAAATACAAGCCAGGAACGCTGTGTCCGTTCATGTGCGATTTTAAGTGCAACTTCATTCACGAGAATGGAGTGGAACTCGTGACATTGAAGAGATGCGACGGCATTTATGATGACCGTGGATGTCAGAGACAGCATTATTGCACGGAGAAAGAGTTTCCATGCGACgaacaaatatttgacaagAGGGGATGCGCCATTCACCCATCCGTAGAATGCGCACCCAATGAGGAGAAATGTGAGGGcacatttgaccaaaatgcGTGTCAATCGTCACCCACGTGCATTCCCAAAGATTCGGCTTGCTCTTGTCCAACATCGGATTATGACAATCTGGGCTGTCCCAAGGTGGTAAAGGATGTCGTGTGTGCTGACAATCAAAAGAAGTGTCCCAAGG GCCCTAGCGACAAGGAATGCGAGATGGGATTTACTTGCGCTCCAAAACAAGTTGATGGTTGCGCTACAATTTGCCCTTTGCACTGTCCTTCTGATGAACGTTCTTGCGTTGCCAAAAAGGAGGGCAATTGTGTTACTGAGCGTATATGTCAATCCCTGATGATGAAAGAGGAAGGCAAAACCCATTGCGTACTCCCTTGTCCTCTGTTTTGCCCGGAAAACCACCAAATCTGCACCACTTACAACAGTTTGGGCTGTCCCATGTTGTCCTGTGTAGCTTCGGGCGACAAATGCGTCAGTCAATATGACGACAAAGGTTGTCAAAAAATGGTGGATCCAGAGTGCGATCAAAAGACCCACAAGATGTGCCCTCTGGGTGTGGATGCTGATGGTTGCTCATTTGGCCAAACTTGTGCTCCCATTGATCTCCCTTGTCCTGTGGCCTGCGATCACGGTTTGGAACATGAATGTAGCCGAGGCGTTTGGAATGGAGCCAAATTGGGCAACTATTGTGTGCCTAAAACCAAGGTGTCTGAAATCTACCAAACTTTGAGCTGTGAGGCATCTTGTCCACTGGCGTGTGACTGGGCCACGGAAAAAGCCTGCAGCAACGGTTATGAGCTCACCACAGGATGCCCCAAGCAAGACTCCTGTCAGAGTAAGAGCATCCCGTGTGCTGAGCCTCTAGATTGA